From Methylocystis sp. ATCC 49242, one genomic window encodes:
- a CDS encoding formate dehydrogenase subunit gamma — protein MAGAAPYSDERAREIIAAHMGLEGPALPILHALMAEFGHVPEAAVREMAEALNITRAEMHGVVTFYHDFHREPHGRHTLKICRAESCQSMGAEKQAKDFLAKLKLEWGQTTPDGSLTVEPVYCLGLCAHSPSALFDGEPIGCVDAAKLDEIVAEAKG, from the coding sequence ATGGCTGGCGCTGCTCCGTATAGCGACGAGCGGGCGCGGGAGATCATCGCGGCCCATATGGGTCTCGAAGGGCCCGCCCTGCCCATTTTGCATGCGTTAATGGCGGAATTCGGCCACGTGCCGGAGGCCGCCGTCCGGGAAATGGCCGAGGCGTTGAACATCACCCGCGCGGAAATGCATGGCGTCGTGACCTTCTATCACGACTTCCATCGGGAGCCGCATGGGCGTCACACGCTCAAGATCTGCCGCGCCGAATCGTGCCAATCCATGGGCGCGGAGAAGCAGGCGAAGGATTTCCTGGCCAAGCTGAAGCTCGAATGGGGGCAGACGACGCCTGATGGCTCGCTGACCGTCGAGCCGGTTTATTGCCTGGGTCTGTGCGCCCATAGCCCGTCGGCGCTATTTGACGGTGAGCCGATCGGATGCGTCGACGCTGCGAAGCTCGATGAAATCGTCGCGGAGGCCAAGGGCTGA